A window of Novosphingobium terrae contains these coding sequences:
- a CDS encoding TonB-dependent receptor domain-containing protein: MDNRMYRSSLRASAGLLAFVVLGGTAHAQDAAAPAKDPAPDHEIIVTGSRLATNGNSSPTPVTVAGVDTLLNAQPAGVIEGLNSLPGLMGSTNPTSNAKSGGVNELNLRGIGYTRGLILIDGRRVGPTQGDGSVDVDVVPQVLLKHVDVVTGGASAAYGSDAVSGVVNFVTDTKFNGLKLDLHSGISNYGDDRKIGVSAAWGTKFSDGRGHFEIGYEYADNAGFLRSSRPFMNNYSSLVGSGTAASPYTTIYGGRLNTVAFGGLINSGPLAGLQFAQNGVLSAFNKGTVTATPSVSTGGDGAYFIGSTAGTPLVNHRSMARLDYDVTDSISAHVTGIFSKFKQSYTQQNPLFSAISIGYNNAYLASVQPQYQATIAAQPVGSSFTFSKMDLSLPAYQYNVLNSYYNVDAGLIGKLGGFDWEADYYRSENHQTTRNNNNINLQHLWAATNAVSSGGQTVCNAALTNPNYANCVPLNLFGPSSDQTTAMSYIEQATSSTQHYTTDDFNGNIKGTLFHLPAGDVKAVVMGEWRKLTYEVGSNATPTDMMDCNGIQFNCVNSQNSLRYLGGQVAIRTPVSQTVTEVAAEAEVPVLADKPFFKSLNLNGAVRYAHYDTSGGAWTWKGGVVWNVSDELTLRATRSRDIRAPNLTDLFAPAALTTVNYNDLHTNTSGIATQLSSGNPTLKPEKADTLTLGFVFKPHWVPGFSLAVDYYKININQALVNLSGFQPATQAACETSGGTAAVCALYVRQHPFSDNTSDNYPTLLLAQTLNVASLATHGIDIEANYAHPIANQLLTARALVTYQPVLRYNNGPTGIVDMGGAADGVAGLPPIPKWKVVGAVSYDITHAVHAMVQERWRAKLKQNGTPSLVFATGNVASVGYTDVNLSVDVARNFTAYFNIQNLFNTAPPLFNSSGASTQLNYFGGFAQGDDTEGRYFTVGVRWRM; this comes from the coding sequence ATGGACAATCGTATGTATCGTTCGTCGCTCAGAGCATCCGCGGGACTGCTTGCTTTCGTCGTTCTGGGCGGCACGGCCCACGCGCAGGATGCCGCCGCGCCTGCCAAGGATCCCGCGCCAGACCATGAGATCATCGTGACTGGATCCAGACTCGCTACCAACGGCAACAGCAGCCCGACGCCGGTGACGGTGGCCGGTGTGGATACGCTGCTCAATGCCCAACCGGCTGGTGTGATCGAGGGCCTCAACAGCCTGCCCGGCCTGATGGGCTCGACCAACCCGACCAGCAATGCCAAAAGTGGCGGCGTCAACGAACTCAACCTGCGTGGCATCGGCTACACGCGCGGGCTGATCCTGATCGACGGACGGCGGGTGGGGCCGACACAAGGCGACGGCTCGGTGGACGTCGATGTGGTGCCACAGGTGCTGCTCAAGCATGTCGATGTGGTGACCGGTGGCGCCTCGGCGGCCTATGGGTCGGATGCAGTGTCGGGCGTGGTCAACTTCGTCACCGACACCAAGTTCAACGGGCTCAAGCTGGACCTGCACAGCGGGATCTCGAACTATGGCGACGACCGCAAGATCGGTGTCAGCGCAGCATGGGGAACCAAGTTCAGCGATGGGCGGGGCCACTTCGAGATCGGCTATGAATATGCCGACAATGCAGGCTTCCTGCGCTCTAGCCGGCCCTTTATGAACAATTATTCCAGCCTGGTGGGATCGGGTACTGCGGCCTCGCCCTACACCACCATCTATGGCGGCAGGCTCAACACCGTGGCCTTTGGCGGCCTGATCAACTCAGGCCCCCTGGCCGGTTTGCAGTTCGCGCAGAACGGCGTGCTGTCGGCTTTCAACAAAGGCACGGTCACGGCGACTCCTTCGGTCAGCACCGGGGGAGACGGCGCCTACTTCATCGGTTCCACGGCGGGCACGCCGCTGGTCAACCATCGGTCGATGGCGCGCCTGGACTATGATGTCACCGACAGCATCTCGGCGCATGTGACCGGGATCTTCAGCAAGTTCAAGCAGAGCTATACCCAGCAAAACCCCTTGTTCAGCGCCATCAGCATTGGCTACAACAACGCCTATCTGGCCAGCGTGCAACCGCAGTATCAAGCGACTATCGCAGCGCAGCCGGTCGGCTCCTCCTTCACCTTTTCCAAGATGGACCTGTCGCTCCCCGCCTATCAGTACAATGTACTCAACAGCTATTACAATGTGGATGCGGGGCTGATTGGCAAGCTGGGCGGCTTCGATTGGGAGGCCGATTACTATCGCTCGGAGAACCATCAGACCACGCGGAACAACAACAATATCAACCTCCAGCATCTGTGGGCTGCGACCAATGCCGTGAGCAGTGGCGGCCAGACCGTTTGCAATGCGGCATTGACCAATCCAAATTACGCCAATTGCGTACCGCTCAATCTGTTCGGGCCGTCTTCGGACCAGACTACGGCGATGTCCTATATCGAACAGGCAACGTCGAGTACGCAGCATTATACCACGGATGATTTCAACGGTAACATCAAAGGCACGTTGTTCCATCTGCCTGCGGGCGATGTGAAAGCGGTGGTGATGGGGGAATGGCGCAAGCTGACATATGAAGTGGGCAGCAACGCCACCCCGACGGATATGATGGATTGCAACGGTATTCAGTTCAACTGTGTTAACAGTCAGAATTCTTTGCGCTATCTGGGCGGACAAGTCGCCATCCGCACACCGGTTAGCCAGACCGTCACTGAGGTCGCCGCCGAAGCCGAGGTGCCGGTGCTGGCAGACAAGCCATTCTTCAAATCGCTCAATCTGAACGGTGCCGTGCGCTATGCCCATTATGACACCAGCGGCGGCGCCTGGACCTGGAAGGGCGGGGTGGTCTGGAATGTCAGCGACGAATTGACCCTGCGCGCAACGCGCTCACGCGATATTCGCGCGCCCAATCTGACCGATCTGTTCGCTCCCGCGGCGCTGACTACGGTCAACTACAACGACCTGCACACCAACACCTCGGGCATCGCTACCCAACTGTCTTCGGGCAATCCCACCCTCAAGCCCGAGAAGGCCGATACGCTGACGCTGGGCTTCGTATTCAAGCCGCATTGGGTGCCCGGCTTTAGCCTGGCGGTCGACTACTACAAGATCAACATCAACCAGGCGCTGGTCAATCTCTCCGGCTTCCAGCCAGCGACGCAAGCGGCCTGCGAGACCTCGGGCGGTACAGCGGCAGTCTGCGCGCTCTATGTCCGTCAACACCCCTTCAGCGACAATACCTCGGACAATTATCCCACGCTTCTGCTCGCCCAGACGCTTAACGTCGCCTCGCTGGCAACCCACGGGATCGACATCGAGGCCAATTATGCCCACCCGATCGCCAATCAACTTCTGACCGCCCGCGCGCTCGTGACCTATCAGCCGGTCCTGCGCTACAACAACGGACCGACCGGCATCGTCGACATGGGCGGCGCGGCCGACGGCGTTGCGGGCCTGCCTCCCATTCCCAAATGGAAGGTGGTCGGCGCTGTAAGTTATGACATCACCCACGCGGTTCATGCCATGGTGCAGGAGCGCTGGCGTGCGAAGCTGAAGCAGAATGGCACGCCCTCACTGGTGTTCGCCACGGGCAATGTGGCATCGGTGGGGTACACCGACGTCAACCTGAGCGTGGATGTGGCGCGCAACTTCACAGCCTATTTTAACATCCAGAACCTGTTCAACACAGCGCCTCCGCTGTTCAACAGCAGCGGCGCGTCGACGCAGCTCAATTATTTCGGGGGATTTGCTCAAGGTGATGATACCGAAGGTCGCTACTTCACGGTGGGTGTGCGCTGGAGGATGTAA
- a CDS encoding IS5 family transposase (programmed frameshift) → MSDLYWLTDEQMTRLLPYFPKSHGKPRVDDRRVLSGIIFVNRNGLRWRDAPREYGPHKTLYNRWKRWGAMGVFTRMMEGLSAQKAEHQTVMIDATYLKAHRTASSLGVKKGNFGRLIGRTKGGMNTKLHAVTDANGRPLSFFITAGQISDYTGAAALLDDLPKAQWMLADRGYDAEWFRDALEQKGIKPCIPGRKSRSFPIKYDKRRYKRRNRIEIMFGRLKDWRRVATRYDRCPTVFFSTLALAATVLFWL, encoded by the exons ATGAGCGACCTGTATTGGCTGACGGACGAGCAGATGACGCGGCTGTTGCCCTATTTCCCCAAGAGCCACGGCAAGCCCCGAGTTGATGATCGACGGGTGCTGAGCGGGATCATCTTCGTCAACCGCAACGGGCTGCGCTGGCGTGATGCACCCAGAGAATACGGGCCACACAAGACATTGTACAACCGCTGGAAACGTTGGGGCGCGATGGGCGTGTTCACCCGGATGATGGAGGGTCTGTCCGCTCAGAAAGCTGAGCATCAGACTGTCATGATCGATGCGACCTATCTCAAGGCTCACCGCACGGCTTCCAGCCTTGGGGTAAAAAAGGGGA ATTTTGGACGCCTGATCGGACGAACCAAGGGCGGCATGAACACCAAGCTGCACGCTGTCACCGACGCCAACGGCCGCCCCTTGAGTTTCTTCATCACGGCGGGCCAGATCAGCGATTACACCGGCGCGGCAGCTCTGCTCGATGATCTCCCCAAGGCGCAGTGGATGCTGGCAGACCGGGGCTATGATGCCGAATGGTTTCGCGATGCACTGGAGCAAAAGGGCATCAAGCCCTGCATTCCAGGCCGCAAATCCCGCTCCTTTCCAATCAAATACGACAAGCGCCGGTACAAACGGCGCAATCGCATCGAGATCATGTTCGGCCGCTTGAAGGACTGGCGCCGCGTCGCGACCCGCTACGATCGCTGTCCGACGGTGTTCTTCTCCACCCTTGCTCTGGCAGCTACCGTGCTCTTCTGGCTATGA
- a CDS encoding IS110 family RNA-guided transposase, whose amino-acid sequence MEEVTTIGLDLAKQVFQAHGADSSGAVVFRKTLRRHKVLAFFSAQPPCLVAMEACGGAHYWAREIGRLGHAVRLIAPTFVKPFVKRQKNDAADAEAICEAAQRPTMRFVAVKSETAQASATIFRTRDLLVRQRTQDINALRGHLAEYGLIAGQGVGQVSKLIDMIERPTYELPEAARSMLKVLAGMIVVLDEQVKLLDQEIARRARTDDVPCRLMTIPGIGPITATALAALAPPPEVFRKGRDFAAWLGLTPVQKSTGGKQKLGATSKMGERTLRRLLIIGASSVVCQATRRGAPTGSWLARMLARKPRMLVITALANKMARTLWALMAKNDIYRAPVVAA is encoded by the coding sequence ATGGAAGAGGTTACTACGATCGGGCTGGATCTGGCCAAGCAGGTTTTTCAGGCTCACGGTGCAGATAGCTCTGGTGCCGTGGTATTCCGCAAGACATTGCGGCGACATAAGGTGCTGGCATTCTTCTCAGCGCAGCCACCCTGCCTTGTGGCGATGGAAGCGTGCGGAGGGGCGCACTACTGGGCACGCGAGATCGGCAGGCTCGGTCATGCGGTACGGCTGATTGCGCCTACATTTGTGAAGCCGTTCGTGAAGCGGCAAAAGAATGATGCAGCTGATGCCGAGGCGATCTGCGAGGCAGCCCAGAGACCGACGATGCGGTTCGTCGCGGTCAAGAGCGAAACGGCTCAAGCGAGCGCCACGATTTTCCGCACGCGTGATCTGCTGGTGCGGCAGCGAACCCAGGATATCAACGCGCTGCGGGGCCATCTGGCAGAATATGGACTGATTGCCGGGCAAGGCGTTGGGCAAGTCTCCAAGCTGATCGACATGATCGAACGCCCGACATACGAACTGCCCGAGGCGGCCCGATCGATGCTCAAGGTCTTGGCAGGCATGATCGTGGTGCTAGATGAGCAGGTGAAGCTGCTCGATCAGGAAATCGCCAGACGCGCCAGAACTGACGATGTCCCATGCCGGTTGATGACTATCCCCGGTATCGGTCCGATTACGGCAACCGCGCTTGCCGCTCTGGCGCCGCCGCCAGAGGTGTTCCGCAAGGGACGGGATTTCGCGGCGTGGCTCGGGCTGACTCCGGTCCAAAAATCAACCGGCGGCAAACAGAAGCTGGGCGCGACCTCCAAGATGGGGGAACGAACTTTGCGTCGGCTCCTGATCATCGGGGCAAGCTCGGTTGTGTGTCAGGCAACAAGGCGCGGCGCACCGACAGGCTCATGGCTGGCACGGATGCTAGCGCGCAAACCAAGAATGCTGGTGATCACCGCTCTTGCTAACAAGATGGCGCGAACGCTGTGGGCACTGATGGCGAAGAACGATATTTATAGGGCTCCGGTCGTGGCGGCGTAA
- a CDS encoding IS110 family RNA-guided transposase gives MVDSEGQRIWRGSCPTDPCSISKLICRYAGADAKVGVETGAMTPWLVHGLRGAGLDVAVLDARRVKAALQMRLNKTDQNDAEGLAQVVRTGWYCSVHVKSLDAHQARSLLGARAQLVGMRTRLSNMVRGVLKTFGMLLSADRGLRFDRRVEAMIEDTPDVAFIVRPLLATWRQLREQIAVFDAAVQRRVKADATCRLLMTVPGIGALSALVFVSTIEDPARFSRSRSVGAHLGLTPRRYQSGEIDRSGRISGCGDVLARTLMYEAAIVILHRVKRALHLKDWALAIAERAGPGKARVALARKLSVILHSVWRSGEPFRWEPVASAA, from the coding sequence GTGGTCGATAGCGAAGGGCAACGGATCTGGAGAGGAAGCTGCCCAACTGACCCTTGTTCGATCTCGAAGCTCATCTGCAGGTATGCTGGTGCTGACGCGAAGGTGGGTGTCGAGACCGGAGCGATGACACCGTGGCTTGTACACGGCCTGCGTGGTGCTGGTCTCGATGTCGCGGTCCTTGACGCCCGCCGGGTGAAGGCAGCATTGCAAATGAGGTTGAACAAGACCGACCAAAATGACGCGGAAGGGTTGGCGCAGGTGGTACGGACAGGCTGGTACTGCTCCGTCCACGTGAAGTCGTTGGATGCTCATCAAGCACGATCCCTTCTCGGTGCGCGAGCCCAACTCGTTGGAATGCGGACGCGCCTCTCCAACATGGTGCGCGGCGTGCTCAAGACATTCGGCATGCTGCTGAGTGCTGACCGCGGGCTCAGGTTCGACCGCCGCGTCGAAGCGATGATCGAGGATACGCCCGACGTCGCGTTTATCGTGCGACCGCTTCTTGCCACCTGGAGACAGCTTCGCGAGCAGATTGCCGTCTTCGACGCGGCCGTTCAGCGCCGGGTGAAGGCAGACGCAACCTGCAGATTGCTCATGACAGTTCCAGGCATCGGCGCCCTATCGGCACTCGTATTCGTCAGCACCATCGAAGATCCAGCTCGTTTCTCTCGCTCGCGATCCGTCGGAGCGCATCTCGGCCTGACGCCGCGGCGCTACCAGTCAGGTGAGATCGACCGTAGCGGTCGCATTTCTGGATGCGGCGACGTCCTCGCGCGAACGCTCATGTACGAGGCTGCCATCGTGATCCTCCATCGGGTGAAACGAGCGCTGCACCTGAAGGACTGGGCGCTGGCGATCGCCGAGCGAGCCGGACCAGGCAAGGCGAGAGTCGCTCTGGCGCGGAAGCTGTCGGTGATCCTGCACAGCGTGTGGCGCTCGGGTGAGCCGTTCCGCTGGGAGCCGGTCGCTTCCGCGGCGTAA
- a CDS encoding TonB-dependent receptor domain-containing protein, which yields MRKLLLLATVSMVSVGGAQIVHAQDKGADAAKTPPSDPEIIVTGSRVVVNGNQMPTPVTVVNQDELRQTTPTTIADALNKLPAMTASRSAQTQNNPTTNAVGNFLNLRGFGIQRTLILLDGHRVPSSAQDGSVDTNTIPQLFVSRVDLVTGGVSAVYGSDAVTGVVNYVLDHKFKGLKGEFSGGISNYGDAPSYRAAIGFGSQITQQLHVEASYEHFQQEGIFNAMSRPTAAAVYCQIGTGSAANPYRLASGCRFPYNAFNGLIVSGPAAFQQFTGVGTLGAFQHGASTISPITEIGGSGTYVAGGSLSATVKLDQAFARADYDFDGGPHLYLQGSLTKSYNYYNFPEYTTTTAPLIFSSSNGFLPAATQAAVGANGTPVFAMQTNDPGWPTQGVVANTNNLLISAGVNGKIGKGFEWSLGYSFGRTTLHEVSKNNINQQLFAAATDAVSSGGSVKCYAATQAATASAYANCVPVNLFGPNSSAPGTFDYFSQDTYFDLKNDQHLVDLSIVGSPIELPAGPVRTAISGQFRSFSLELNSPFSPLALANCTGLRFNCTQGSTTLWLQNVVSSVPHVSEQVEEIAGEVQIPLLKDRAFIRDLSTNGAIRYAHYSVSGGATTWKLGLDWAPVSGIRFRGTRSKDFRAPTLNDLFAPVSVNNVGFTDALTNTSGFAPQQSQGNPNLKPETSYTWTAGVVFTPAFLPNFSASVDWYDIQVRDAIEAVAGNVAIYNQLCIQSNGTSPYCALYSRPFGLGNTSAANYPTKLYSLPLNVGRLRTSGVDLDLGYSHSLGAGRLSLRGLMSYQPTLDVDVGVGQGYLNGAGAATGAGLFAPKLKFTVLANFKTGPFTVGGQVRWRSALNASALAATATANNYAYNVAPVAYTDANIGYDFTHGSGVITAFISVQNVFNVNPPVYTIGSAAFANFIPPVFQGDSIMGRYFTGGVRFKF from the coding sequence ATGAGAAAATTGCTGTTGTTAGCGACCGTGAGCATGGTCTCTGTCGGTGGAGCGCAAATCGTTCACGCGCAGGACAAGGGGGCTGACGCCGCGAAGACGCCTCCGTCGGATCCGGAGATCATCGTGACCGGTTCGCGAGTCGTGGTGAACGGAAATCAAATGCCGACCCCGGTCACGGTGGTCAATCAAGATGAACTGAGGCAGACGACGCCGACGACGATCGCTGACGCCCTCAACAAGCTTCCCGCAATGACCGCCTCGCGTTCGGCGCAAACCCAAAATAATCCCACCACCAACGCGGTCGGCAATTTCCTGAACCTTAGGGGGTTCGGCATCCAGCGAACCCTGATCCTGCTCGATGGGCACCGTGTTCCAAGCTCGGCGCAGGATGGATCGGTGGATACCAACACCATTCCACAGCTGTTTGTCAGTCGGGTTGACCTCGTGACGGGGGGCGTGTCAGCAGTCTACGGTTCGGATGCAGTGACCGGCGTTGTCAACTATGTCCTCGATCACAAGTTCAAGGGCCTCAAGGGTGAATTTTCGGGCGGCATTTCAAATTACGGGGATGCACCGAGCTACCGGGCAGCAATCGGTTTCGGCAGCCAGATAACGCAGCAGCTTCACGTCGAGGCCAGCTACGAGCACTTCCAGCAAGAGGGCATCTTTAATGCGATGTCCCGACCCACAGCTGCCGCCGTATACTGTCAGATCGGGACGGGCTCGGCCGCCAATCCCTATAGATTGGCCAGTGGGTGCAGATTTCCCTACAATGCCTTCAACGGCCTGATTGTGTCCGGACCGGCGGCCTTTCAGCAATTCACTGGTGTGGGCACGCTCGGCGCGTTCCAGCATGGCGCTTCCACCATCTCCCCTATTACCGAGATCGGCGGGAGCGGCACCTATGTGGCGGGTGGATCGCTGAGTGCCACGGTAAAGCTAGACCAAGCATTTGCACGAGCTGACTATGATTTTGACGGCGGCCCCCACCTCTACCTTCAGGGGTCGCTGACCAAGAGCTATAACTACTATAATTTCCCTGAATACACGACGACAACCGCACCGTTGATCTTCTCTTCCAGCAACGGGTTTTTGCCTGCTGCCACTCAAGCTGCTGTCGGGGCTAATGGCACACCGGTTTTTGCCATGCAGACCAACGATCCGGGCTGGCCGACCCAGGGCGTCGTTGCCAACACCAACAATCTTCTGATTTCTGCTGGCGTCAATGGAAAAATCGGCAAGGGGTTCGAATGGTCCCTCGGGTATAGCTTCGGACGCACAACTCTCCACGAGGTGTCGAAGAACAACATCAATCAGCAGCTCTTTGCAGCCGCGACAGATGCGGTGTCGTCGGGTGGGTCGGTAAAATGCTATGCGGCGACCCAAGCCGCCACGGCGTCTGCCTACGCAAACTGTGTGCCAGTTAATTTGTTTGGTCCCAACTCGTCAGCCCCTGGTACATTCGATTACTTTAGCCAGGACACATACTTCGATCTCAAAAACGACCAGCATCTGGTCGATCTTTCCATTGTGGGCTCTCCGATCGAGCTGCCCGCCGGCCCGGTTCGGACCGCGATCAGTGGGCAGTTCCGGAGTTTCTCGCTGGAGTTGAACAGTCCGTTTTCGCCGCTGGCTCTAGCGAATTGTACCGGGCTTCGTTTCAACTGTACACAAGGTTCGACCACGCTCTGGCTGCAGAATGTTGTGTCCAGTGTGCCCCATGTGAGCGAGCAGGTGGAAGAAATTGCAGGGGAGGTCCAGATCCCCTTGCTGAAAGACCGCGCATTCATTCGTGATCTGAGCACCAATGGCGCGATCCGATATGCTCATTACAGCGTATCGGGCGGGGCAACCACATGGAAGCTCGGGTTGGATTGGGCACCGGTGAGCGGGATCCGGTTCCGCGGGACGCGTTCGAAGGACTTTCGCGCGCCAACGCTTAACGACCTCTTCGCGCCTGTCTCGGTGAACAACGTCGGATTTACCGACGCCTTGACGAATACGAGCGGCTTTGCGCCGCAGCAAAGTCAGGGCAATCCCAATCTCAAGCCGGAAACGAGTTACACGTGGACGGCTGGGGTGGTGTTCACGCCGGCCTTCCTCCCGAATTTTTCCGCCTCGGTCGACTGGTACGACATCCAGGTGCGTGATGCGATCGAAGCCGTGGCGGGCAATGTCGCCATCTACAATCAACTGTGCATCCAGAGCAACGGAACCTCCCCTTACTGCGCGCTTTACTCTCGCCCGTTCGGCTTGGGAAATACATCGGCCGCGAACTATCCTACCAAGCTCTATTCACTACCTCTCAATGTGGGGCGTCTGCGTACATCTGGTGTGGATCTTGACCTGGGCTACAGCCATTCGCTCGGGGCGGGTCGCCTCAGCCTGCGCGGATTGATGTCTTACCAGCCGACACTCGACGTTGATGTTGGTGTGGGGCAAGGTTACCTCAACGGCGCGGGCGCCGCGACGGGCGCAGGCCTATTCGCGCCGAAGTTGAAATTCACGGTACTCGCGAATTTCAAGACCGGTCCATTCACTGTGGGCGGTCAGGTTCGCTGGCGTTCCGCACTCAATGCCAGCGCGCTCGCTGCAACCGCGACAGCCAATAACTACGCATACAACGTGGCTCCCGTCGCTTACACCGATGCCAATATCGGATATGACTTCACTCACGGTTCCGGTGTGATCACGGCGTTTATTTCTGTGCAGAACGTCTTCAACGTCAATCCTCCTGTTTACACGATCGGGTCGGCGGCTTTTGCCAATTTCATCCCTCCGGTCTTTCAGGGTGACAGCATCATGGGGCGCTATTTTACGGGAGGGGTACGCTTCAAGTTTTGA
- a CDS encoding GH39 family glycosyl hydrolase: MKVKAFRLDWQFRAAGAALALAAGLGATTGHTQPAPAAQSSSESGQYRDVVVDAGKSIGSIKPLTGFTGGRKGSAAKLALMRQIGITTWRTHDTGALDITGTSESAIFPDLSADADNPANYRFEASDAQMLQIVEEGSVPFVRLGNGHDPAVPSDYKKYAKVLEHILRHYNQGWDNGYHMNLKVFEIWNEPDMSKASTTMGGRFWTGTPQQFYELYGVIDQTVRKVVPDAVVGGPGQVGNGSDYRSDFFKYLKQHQIKLDFYSFHWYDVPSSNPNNVNRIAADLNRDLEAAGFRNVPLVVSEWGYDLFDPTAKPTQLAAYTSAILTYMQSSTIAQQYLEVLNIGKGGHVFEGDALSPAGYAYGATTSMLATPERLAVTGDDNIGFAVLAGAATPTSTDTQEEIRVLITNYEIPVQDRGPIPDGPVPGLKASVTNNVLCGDLPACYHIPPRISPTYARNSGYNLTVANLPAWADRGYTVTRYRIDGTKNLEQVNQTSGSGRTLKIAASLPAPGVELVVIRGAKAPAATALGIWSLPHHWNGLAR; the protein is encoded by the coding sequence ATGAAAGTGAAGGCATTTCGTCTCGATTGGCAGTTTCGCGCGGCAGGCGCGGCCCTGGCCTTGGCTGCAGGGCTAGGCGCCACGACTGGCCACACGCAACCTGCGCCTGCCGCTCAGAGCAGTTCGGAGAGTGGTCAATATCGCGACGTGGTGGTCGATGCGGGCAAGTCAATCGGATCAATCAAGCCGCTGACGGGCTTCACCGGCGGGCGGAAGGGGAGTGCCGCCAAATTGGCCTTGATGCGCCAAATCGGAATTACGACATGGCGAACTCATGATACCGGCGCTTTGGATATCACTGGGACGAGCGAATCCGCGATTTTCCCCGACCTGTCGGCGGATGCCGACAATCCGGCGAACTACCGGTTTGAAGCATCCGACGCCCAGATGCTGCAGATCGTCGAGGAGGGTAGTGTACCTTTCGTCCGTCTCGGCAACGGTCACGACCCGGCGGTTCCGTCCGACTACAAGAAATATGCGAAAGTCCTGGAACACATCCTTCGGCATTACAACCAGGGATGGGACAATGGCTATCACATGAATCTGAAAGTGTTCGAAATTTGGAACGAACCCGATATGTCCAAGGCGTCTACCACTATGGGCGGCAGGTTTTGGACCGGAACACCGCAGCAGTTCTACGAGCTTTATGGTGTCATCGATCAGACAGTCCGGAAGGTTGTGCCAGACGCGGTCGTTGGTGGTCCCGGCCAGGTTGGGAACGGAAGTGACTATCGCTCCGATTTCTTCAAATATCTGAAGCAACACCAGATCAAGCTCGATTTTTACAGCTTCCATTGGTACGATGTTCCGTCGAGCAACCCGAATAACGTCAATCGGATCGCGGCCGACCTCAATAGGGATCTCGAGGCCGCCGGTTTCCGGAACGTCCCTCTTGTCGTCAGTGAGTGGGGGTACGACCTTTTTGACCCGACGGCGAAGCCAACTCAGTTGGCGGCCTACACCAGCGCCATTCTGACCTACATGCAGAGTTCGACAATCGCCCAGCAATATTTGGAAGTCCTGAACATCGGCAAGGGCGGCCACGTCTTCGAGGGCGATGCGCTGTCTCCCGCGGGCTATGCCTATGGTGCGACGACCTCGATGCTCGCCACGCCGGAGCGGCTGGCGGTGACGGGCGACGACAACATCGGGTTTGCCGTACTGGCTGGTGCGGCGACGCCAACCTCGACCGATACGCAGGAAGAAATTCGAGTGCTTATCACCAACTATGAGATTCCTGTCCAGGACCGCGGCCCTATCCCCGATGGCCCCGTCCCTGGTTTGAAAGCTTCCGTGACCAACAACGTTCTTTGCGGTGACCTTCCGGCTTGTTACCATATCCCGCCCCGGATCAGCCCCACCTATGCCCGCAATTCCGGCTACAATCTTACCGTTGCCAATTTGCCGGCATGGGCCGACCGGGGTTATACCGTTACGCGTTACAGGATCGATGGCACCAAGAATCTTGAGCAAGTGAACCAGACGTCCGGTTCAGGCCGGACACTGAAGATTGCAGCCTCGCTGCCAGCTCCCGGGGTTGAACTCGTCGTGATCCGTGGCGCAAAAGCGCCGGCTGCCACTGCGTTGGGCATCTGGAGCCTGCCGCATCATTGGAATGGCTTGGCACGCTGA